AAGGCTTGGCGCAGAGCTAACAGAAATTACAGTGACCGACAAGACAGGAGAAGATGGTCGACTGACGTTTAATTCTACGAATTCCAACATCAAGCAAGGCATCTGGCTGTTCACAGAAACTATCGAGGACGAAGTTCAGGACGTCGAGACCGGTGATACCTATCAAGCCTCCGAGGTAGCCCCCTCCACGCCATTTATCGTTTCGCTACCCTATACCAATACTGACGGAAATGGGTGGAACTACGATGTTGTAGTTCAGCCGAAGAACACCACCGCAGGTGTTACCAAGGAAGTCAAAGACAAAGACAAGAACGTCAGCGACACAATAGACTACGTCGTCCACGGCAACGTACCAGTGATCCCGAAAAACGAAAAGCTCAACGGCTTCCGTCTTACGGATACCATCGATACCCAGAATCTTGAACTCGTTGATGCCAACGTAGAGCTGTCAGATCAAAGCCAGCTGACTAAAGATGCCGACTACTCCCTGAATATCAATAAAAACGACGGCACAGTCGAAGTTGAGTTCACTGAGGAGGGGTTGGCAAAGCTTTCGAAATTGAATGCTGGAACCACCGTCGACCTCACCATTACCGCCAAGGTTAAGGAACTGGCAGGCACCGATGGCATCGCCGTCAACAAGGCCCAGCAATTCGTGCACTACCCTAACCAGGATGAAGAAACCAAAACTGAGTCCAATGAGGTCAAATCCTACTGGGGCCAGGTCAAGGTAGTAAAGACCGAGAAAGACAAAGATACCCCACTGAAGGGTGCTGAATTTGAGCTCTACCGCTGCACCGGCAACGAGCAGCAAGCTGATCAGCTGGAAGACAAGATTTCCATCAACGGTAATTCTACGTGGACGACCGATGACCAGGGCAATGTAATTATCGATGGTATTCACGTCACCGACATTGAAAATGGGGCAGAGCAGATCAATAAGTCCTACTGCCTCGTAGAAACCAAGGCCCCGCGCGGCTTTGTTGCTACCGGTGAGGTCTACCCGTTCAAGCTGACTTCCGACCAAGCCACGCTCGGCGCTGTTTCTCCTGCACAGGTAGAGAAAAGGATCGAAAACGAGCGCTCCGATATGCCGCAGCTCCCGCTTACCGGTGGCATGGGTATTGGCGTCCTAGGCGCACTCGCCGTACTGGTAGCAGGCGGTGCACTCTGGTTCGCTCGCCGCGCGAACAAAGAAAGCTAAACCGAACCATCGGTTGAGCACCCGGGAGTTAATTCGACTGCATACAGGCACGTAACTCCCTGATACGTGGACTGTTCCCTCGCTTCGGCGAGGGAACAGATTCCACGAGTTTTTACACCACCACAAAGGACATGCCGAGCCTGGCGAGTGAGGAAATTTTATATGGTACTGCGTACTTCTGGTTCCGCGGTCAAAGCGAAGCATAGGGACACATCGAAGACACTGCCGCAAAAGGCAGTTCCCGTCATTGTCCTCGCGCTGCTTGCCATCGGGCTCTTGCTTTATCCAGTGGCGGTAACACAACTCAATAACTGGGAACAGCTCCGCGCAGCTGATTCTTATAGCAGCGACATCGATAATGCGGATAAGGAACTACTCGCCCAGCAATTCGCCGCAGCCCAGGAATACAACAAGA
The window above is part of the Corynebacterium accolens genome. Proteins encoded here:
- a CDS encoding SpaH/EbpB family LPXTG-anchored major pilin, translating into MKKTALIRSASAAAVFGLTLSMGGVTAVAQDGAPAAPAPAAVIDENAPVTLTIDKRLNPTSIGDPGSGKEDSNVTGHSLKGATFTGTLLDVSKVDPKNLGDLNASNYKRLGAELTEITVTDKTGEDGRLTFNSTNSNIKQGIWLFTETIEDEVQDVETGDTYQASEVAPSTPFIVSLPYTNTDGNGWNYDVVVQPKNTTAGVTKEVKDKDKNVSDTIDYVVHGNVPVIPKNEKLNGFRLTDTIDTQNLELVDANVELSDQSQLTKDADYSLNINKNDGTVEVEFTEEGLAKLSKLNAGTTVDLTITAKVKELAGTDGIAVNKAQQFVHYPNQDEETKTESNEVKSYWGQVKVVKTEKDKDTPLKGAEFELYRCTGNEQQADQLEDKISINGNSTWTTDDQGNVIIDGIHVTDIENGAEQINKSYCLVETKAPRGFVATGEVYPFKLTSDQATLGAVSPAQVEKRIENERSDMPQLPLTGGMGIGVLGALAVLVAGGALWFARRANKES